The sequence CCATTTCATCATTCTCTTTATGATTGTATGAATGTGTGTATGATTGCCTGTTAACAAAGGAGCGCTCGGGCCTTCacggttcgggatgctcatcacggccagagcctggttcgggtcatgacacaaATGGAGAATGCGCTGTTGAAAACTTGGAATTCACCCATTTCTTAGTCATCTCTGGATAATGACGATTTAGCACATCTTTCAAACTTTTGGTAGAATTCACCCATTCCAATCCTTCTTTTGTGTACGTCTCCTCATTGTAATTGCTAGTGAAAAATCGATCTGCCTCTAACCTCCTGCCAATTTTGACATCAACTATATATTAGTAATAATTTTAGAACTCGTCATACTACTTATGAAAGTTTGTCTTTTTTGTTTACTAACTAGAGATGGAAAATGAATGATATAAGTCAAATTTGGACAGACAAAAAGGGTCAAGTTAATAGACAGATGATACACTGATATATATCCAAAGTTTGTTTTCCCTTGAGCCAAAATGAGTCACATGACTTATTTGGTCCAACATATATATAACCCAAcctattattctttttttgttttattttgctTTCTAACTTAAATATAATCTTCGTAATTAATTAACATAATTCTTAAATTTTATCAAATTGATAtagttttcaatattacaatttCAATTTGTACTCTTAGTTTTGGGTTGAATTATAACACGGTTAGATAGTTTTAAATCGACCCATTTGAGCTTATATATATCTTTTGATGGGTCATATCATGTTCCTATGAGTTCATTGAATAAAGAAATCATATATCCAATAAAGAAACCTTATACTGTGACAGCAAAGCAGCTATCCAAATTGTTGCTCATCCTATATTCCATGAGagaactaaacatattgatattgatTGTCACTTTATTAGAGAaaaggttcaagaaaaagttATTCAGACACAATCCATTAGCACCAGAAATCAAATGACCGACTTGCTAATCAAGACACTTTGCAAGCCTCATCATGACTACCTGATCAACAAGCTAGGAATGAAAAACTTATTTTCATCCACTAGCTTGAGGGGCgggccgggggggggggggggggggggggattagaAGAATGTGAAGCTATAGATGCTGTAACTTTATGATGTAATTAGTGAGTGTTAGTTCGTTAGTTACAACAGATTAGTATCTAAGATATATTCTAGATATTTTTTTAGAGCAGGGATAGCTGTCAGTCTATAAAATGTGGAGGCAGTTATCATTCTACAACTTGTATTGTTTCATTGAGCTTCTATTGAAGTATAGCTTCCTTCTGCTTCTTTATTCTCTTTCAATTTCTGCATTTCAATCTGCCATGACTGAGCTTCTTAACAGAATTTATAAGCAGTAACATGGTCAATGAAGATTTATATAGTTGTCTCAATTTATTTAAAAGTGAGATCTAGTTAATTGTTGTGGCATTTGATATAACTAAGAAGTTTCTTTTTACTCCTAACAGTTTATCAATTTTCCATGATGTTACTATTTGttaatcaaatttcaaattcacaaacaaaATAATTCTAATAATACCTATTAGGTTTGATATCAAGTAACGATATGATTATATGATTTCAATAACTTGAAAATACCGCCATTTTATGCAAATATCTTGGGTATAGCCATACAAGAAAATGATCTTGTTGCAGAAGAATTACTCCCTCCatccaataatatttttttattattgatttgacacacattttaagaaacaataaataataggaACAATTTTACTGAGTTAATTTCTCATATTGCCACTCAACTTATAAAATATTCCAgtaaagtaattttaaaattttttaggacAGTATTGTCAATCAACTTGCAGCAACATCTcactaaagtaactttttaatATTTACTGTCCACTCAACTTGTAGCAACATTTCACTAGagtaacttttaaaaatttttgaacaATATTGTCACTAACTACATATATATTTCCAACAAAGTGAAAACTAAcgaaaaagttaaaatttttaacAAAGATTTATTCATATCTATTTTAACCTTTATTTTGAGACCAAATActcattatttatataaaatttatttaacctatttcaaaaatatttattaataaaatgaaTTATATTTCTATAACTAGAGCAAAATAGAGGTGCaatcttaaataatattttcataaaaaatcatatcatcttctccttttttttctcctATATATTAATCTCAAGTTTGTAATTAAAAAGATTTGATATTTAGAAAGTTCCTCTAAACAGAAAATAAAGATTAACTAAAAAACTAATATCGATGATGCATCACTATTCATCTTTGTACATTTGTACATTAAACTCTATAATTAGactgaattttaaataaaaagaaaattaaaatgataactatttaacttttattaaaaataaaagatacattTATCACTTTTAAATGAAAGATTGCACCATCATTTTGCTCTAATAACATAACTATATTAAAGACACATTTAAACTggattaaataaattttatataattaatgtGCTTTGATCTAAAACTTagcttaaaatataaataaataaaatttcgttaaaaatttattttttctgctAGTTTTCACAGTATTGGATATATACGTATAGTTCAGTGACAATAttgtccaaaaaaaattaaaaagttactttagtgAGATGTTTCTACAAGTTGCGTGACAATAttgttcaaaaaaattcaaaagttacTTTAGTGGGATACTTTTATAAGTTGAGTGACAATTTAAGAAATTAACTTCACTTTTACTATCTCAATCTTTagatataataaatttatgttttgaagagaagatattgaataatgaataaatatttaatactaaggataaaatagataaatagcTAATTATTCGTTTGTTTTTTCAAATTGGATAACTATTagtgaacatttatttttatttgggaaaagggtcaaatatgcccCTAAACTTTGCGAAAATATTCAGATATGCTCTCCGTTAAAAGTTTAGCTCACCAATGGCCTTGCCGTCTAAGTTTTGGCCCATAGATACCCCTATTGTCATGTTTTGGGTCATATATACCCCTGTTGCCGTTAATTGACTTGCTGGAATTTTCCAACccctttttcccctttttttaagaaattatatttgCCGCATCACTTTTTAATTACCACATAACACATAATTAAACTCAATTCTACCTCACAATCTctttgaattttctctaatttacCGAAAttcttttgttgtattttcaaaTTCTTGCGTAACCACAAGAATCGtcaagtagaaaaagaaaaaattcaagaacaccCCATAAAAACTCAATGCACAATtatgataaaaatcaagaattaaagaacTACCAACTGcaaaattattttagtatcatcAACCGACTCTATCTTTCTCATCACCGGCAATTtcaataataagaataagaagaataagaaaaaccCAGGTGAGAAATTGAGACatagaagtgtaaaagaggcGGTCCATATAGAGACAACAAAAGCAAGTTGTCAATTATGAGaatatcttttatatttatgaatgtaTGTATGAGAGGAGTGGTTACACAAGAATGTGAAAATACAACAAAGAATTTTTGGTAAATTAGAGGAAATATGATGTGACAATTAAAAAGTGATGTGACaaatattatttctttaaaaaaagaaaaaagatttgaaaaattccaaCAAAGCAATTAACGGCAATAGAGGTATATGACTCAAAACTTGACAATAGGAGTATATATGGTCTAAAACATGATAATAGGAATATATGTGGGCCAAAACTTGACGGCAAAGGCATTGACGAGCTAAACTTTTAACGAATGCTAGATCTGaacattttcacaaaatttagcAGCATATTtgacctttttcctttttttttttttcttttttaaatatagtttacAAGTATGTGAGTATTCATTCACTACGCATAAGTCACGTGTCCATTAACACTCGAATAACACGATAATCGACGGTCCTAAATGGGCTAAAGTTTACAAGGTTCAGATCTACGGTCCAGATCAACTGAACCTTACAGTAGCGTAGCTTTTGTCATGCACTTCCTCCGTTTTATATTAATTGACCTTTATAGTTCTGGCacacacattaaaaaaaatatttattagggctctattttaattatgttatgaaaataaatttgaatatatacaacttgtttagtcatttaatgataaagaatattattagaagaacatactaaaattttcatgattttatcaATGGGATAACTACattaaaataaatacttttagacaacaactaaaatgaaacggagggagtatatataaAAAGCCCCCGTACCTCATTGCTGCTTCACAGCtagctttctcttcttcttccttagCATTTTAATCACCTATTTTTAACTTCAACAATAATCTGGGTCCAACAATGGGTAAGGGTCGTGGTCTCTACCGTGACATCGGCAAGAAGGCACGAGGTACCTctcataaatttctattttttaaactttttatgcAACATAATATACGTATATCTGTGTGTATTTCGAGTTTTGCCGTTTAGTTTTGGTGAATGtgctagaacacaagaaagagacaCTTGTTCGTGCTGTCtatttacttatttttgttgtttgcaACGTGAACTGCGATGTTTCTGTTTTTTTTAGTTGGTAATATTGTTACACCCTCGGTTTAAAAACGAATGATCTAgtttgatttgacatgaaatttaagaaaataaaaaagacttttgaatcttgtggttctaaattaaatttatgtcaaatatatgaaaatgctctttaatcttgtggtcttaaacatgtcatgtagaaagttgaattaaaagtattataaaaaaagGAAAGTGTCATTGTTTTTTAAACCGACTAGAAGAAAAAGTGgtgattcttttttaaacggaggaaatAGTTTGGAACGGAAGCCTTGAGTAACATGTAAAGTTGACCTGGAGGGCACGACCAGGGACGGCTCAaccttataaaaaaaataggcgGCTGTCTTAGGCCCCAAATTTGAGTGGCCTCATTTTTTCTTAATACattatagattttaaaaaaaacatattattaaggaaaaaataaaatcttcatataaaagaaaagaattattagaagaagttCATATATCTAGAATATTATGTCTCAAGAAGAATTAAATGCATTGATaatattattacttgaaaaagattaattaaaaaaaaatcgattatataattttgaacatagatttcattataaaacagttattttttctaataaatttaagACCTCTGTTTGATTTTCGCATTAGGCCACAAATATTGTTGAGCCGCCCCTGTCACAACTATCCGACAGAGATAATGTGTGTAGGGTAAAGCTACGTGCAATAGATCTTTGTGGTCTCGCAGTTTCGCAGACCTATTCATAGGGGTAGTTTTATTACACCCttctatatgtatgtgtgtgtttcGAGTACGGAGGTTTTTGTTATGTGTAAATGTGATAGAACCAAGCAAAAGAAACTCGTGTTGTGCtttcaatttgtttttttttctttgcagcGTAATtgtgttaattttttattttttttgggttggTAATATTGTTATTTTGCatggttattaaaaaaaataaattatttcttgcaTTGAGATCAGATATTCTAGGACTACCAGACAGAGATAATATATGTTTAAGTGCGTGCATGTATTTCGAGTATGGCGGTTATCATCATGGCGAATGTAATAGAACAGAGCAAAGATACTTTTGTTTGtgctatttatttattatctttgttgtttGTACGTAAACTGGAgtgtttctattttattatttgattggTGGAGTAATATATTTTGCATTGAAATCAGATCTTCTGTACAAGGACTACCAGACAGACGAGAAGATTTCAATAACTTCTGGCTCCATCGCCGGAGTTGTAAGCATCTCTTTCATTATGTGTATTACATTAATTTAGCTGGGTCTTGTTCTTTGTCCGTGTCATTGTGTGATAGAATGTTGACTCGCTGAACTGCAATTTTTCTGTATATCCTTGTGCACATTATATTGTGTTTGCGAATCTGGGTAAGCATAGTGATTGTTGAAAGTGGAGATACTTGTTTATGTAATTATGTTGGTATTGTTAATAGAACTTTTCACCTTTTGTTGGTGGCATCTGTGCCTTTTGAATTTTGGTACCATTTGTCGGTTCTCTCTGGGGAAATATAGTTTTATGTAAATTATCAGTCCCTTTAGTTATAAAAACTGAATATCTGCAACATTATTTCCTATAAAAGCTTGCATAGATGTCTTGAGATATTTTTTGTTCTATGTTCTCATTTTGAACAATTTCTTTGTTCTTAGACTATTAGTTCATCGGAATCGAAGAAGGATGAGCTGTTTCCGGCAGATGTCAAGGCTCAATTGAAGAGCAAGAATAGTACAACTTACATTAAGGTTGAGTGTTGCAGTTCTCTTCTATATTTCACTGTTTATTTTGTTACCTCACTCTTGTATGGTGCTTTTCTGATTTCTGATCTTCATCGTTGGTGGTTATCTGACATCACTTATATTTGTGAACATAACCCTTTTCGGATTTACAATACCATGTTTATATTTGTTGCcttctttattattttgcttTCAGGTTAACTATTAGCttaattctcttcttctttctcttatgCAATGAACTTAATCTGATATAACTATGTAATCAATGTTAGTGTTTCACAACCATCACACTTGTTCCATGGATGAAGTCAATTTTAAGCTTCACAGTTCCTTCCTGACCGAAGGTTTGGAAAGGTAAACAACTCTATCATTTATTTGTCAAATAGTGACTttgataagaaaaagtttcaaagCAAATCACTGCTCCTTGTTACCTTTTTAAGTTTTGTATTGTTCATGACAGGTGGAACATCAACTTTTACACGACTATGTTGGGATAAGCACCAATATTGGATTGACAGAAAACCCCATTGTTAACTTCTCTGGTGTAGTGGGAACTAATGTTCTCTCTCTTGGAACTGACGTGTCCTTTGACCCCACGTTGGGAACAAGTACAATGCTGGCTTGAGTTTCACAAATGATGGccgttttctttctttcaatatgtAATCTTACTTGAATTGAGCATGCATCGACTGTCTAGTTATGTTAACTAACTTTAGTTGCTCTGTTGGAATGTTTTTATTTGAACACTTAAATTCAATTTGGGATTAGTTTATCTAAATTGTGCATGTATTGCTTTAAATGTCAGAAATAACAAAGGAGAAACTCTGAGTACATCGTACTACCGTTCACTCAGCCGTGTGAATGATACTATTGGCATGGAGGTGACCCATAGCTTTTCCACGAAGATATTAGTGTTGGCACTAAGCATCAGTTGGATTGAGCTGACCACTGTGAAGGCCAGTCTAAACAAGCGGAGTCCAAATTCTCTTTTGAAAATTGACACCAACGCCTTTAACAAAGGGGCAAAGTTTGGATGGGCCGTTAAAATAATGGGTTAGGGAATATGTGGCACTAGTCAAACTATgcttatttctatttgatttatgattggaTAAAAAAGACACGTGACGTATTGACCTAGTCAAGGTAACATTTTAATTGTTTGTCGTATATGGATACCAATGAATTCGTTTAAGTGAAAGGTTAAAAGTTATTTGAAGAGATCCAACCCCTTTGAAAGTTTTCAAGGACCAAAGCCCCTTTCTGACAAAATTTGAAGGACGGAAGCCCTTTGTGTGTCTATCATGTCATATTCTTTTTGTTTCTCCtaatatagtaactgaaataacatttatatatacacTATGTATACCTGCACTGTATGCAAAGAGGAAGCAATAGTAAGTAGCTGACAGAAAAGAGGTTATGTTGCAACCAGAGGTAAAATGTTGAGTAAATATCTCAAAAGATCACTCAACTTCTATTCGAGCAAAAGAAAATGCGACTGTCCAATCtgtttggaaagctaattcatttATACTTTATCGTGGAATAATATATATCCCAATATCAGCATCAAAGCAATCTCATTTGATAGTGGAACACAATAACAAGTATAGATGCACATTGTGCTGAACAAATATTCTCCAAGTAACTGAGCTAGGTGTTGCATTTATATTTCTCAACTGAAGAGCATCAGGTAAAAGTTGATGCATTCGATAAACTCTCACAAATTCCTCTGTCAAAGAGTAAGGCATTCCATGATTTTCAGGTTTCTTCATTCCCAGATAACCACTCAGCATAAAACCTCGTCCAATGTGTCCAAACATATCCTTGAACTTTTTCCCTAGCAATCCATACCTGTCATATGAATTATTTAGTTACAAAATTACCTAATTAATTTCTGTCTACACacgaaaacatgtaaaataactACTAGTTTATAAGAGTATGAAACGCATCATTCCTGCCCTGTAAGGTGTCAGTTTTGAGAATCTCGACAGACCAGTCTATGGTGTGAACTTTTGCAATGACAACAGAAAGTCACCAGTCTTGCATGACGATACAAGTCTTCATCCTttaattcttgatattctttCTGAAACATGGAAACTCAAGTTATGAAAAGAACCATGGACTATAAACATACATAATATGATACATTAAACTTACATACACTGTCAACGTACTTTTAAACAGTCATACAAATAACAAATATTCGTACTTTTGTGTTACAACTAATGCATATTTCCGTacaattaattttaatttcatttggATGCATGACATGTACCAAAGTCAACTGCTAATATAATTAGTACCTTCAAGGCATCACAAACAGTCAGCATTGTGCTCTTGAACAAAGAGAGCACGTAGTGCCAAAAGTCCAGCCCAAGTGTTGCGAACTGATCACCACAGATAATTATATTTTACCATTTTCGTCTTGTTCGAGTAGCCCATTTGTTGACAGTTTCAACTTCCCATCTTTAGATGTTCTTACTTTCTTTAAATCCACCGCATTGTTTCCATAAGTTGCAAATgagaataaggaacaaaaatgTGTCTTCTATCCTGATAAGCATACATTAATGTTTACAGAAaaactataaatttgaagtatGAAATCTTATCACCGGGGTACGCCTGTTCAAATAACCATGTACGTAGGAGTTTCCTTAAGACTTGTAAAACTTAAAAGGCTTGAGAAGGCACTGACTTGCAGCTTCTTTAGGTGCATGAAGCAGCTTGATCTGTGGACAAGATTAAtgttacaaaaagaaaaacacaaattAGTTTagcaaattgaataaaaaatacacAACAGGGAAGTGATATAACTTTATTGTACAATGGCCTGGAAATACAATACAAGTAAGATGACCCTGGTTAGCGTCTTCCAAATGTTCCATCCAATCATGAACCATAAACTGTATCCATGAGGCACCTAtcatgttgatttttatttttttttgttttaaataaaacTCGGGCATGAAGCCCAGcccattttataaaatataaataacataaatatcatccTTGTAAAAGTACTTTATTCTCTCtccttattaatatacataacataaccgacatatacataacattctgtgtataagtggaatttttgtaatatgtttagggagatgaaattttttgtaatattaaaaacataagttgtttattggggaaaggacagaaaggacacttcaaattaaactatttccttgaaaatggccatggaatttaaattccactttctagccattttaatgtactgactggttctataccgtttttacacgacttttatacaggttttatacaaatcttatacacaAATATTCTAtaagaaaattatacagttttgatacataatttatataataactgtactttttttacaagttttatacaacaattatataatttgtatacactttctatatattgtacatagacatatttgatagaactatacaatttctatacatatatctcatatagattcatattctatttaataattatatcgtttttatataatttaattattatttctaaagaattaaaaaaagcagaatatttgatcaacttaaaaatttatagtaaaaaaaaattgaaatatttttaaaagggccgaattgcccaagtttaatattgtatcaatattgtatataaaCTGTATTGGTATCGTATATGAACTACGTGGatcataatgacccaaattgggaAAGATTAGAAAATGGCCATAAAATGATATTTGTTTAgcggactggacattatttgtcCAAATATCAAACTTGGGCTATAATtagagtattattttttaaaaaggtccttgtttatttttataaagtATAAATAAGATAAAGTATAAAAGTGACCCGGCCcaaaaagaaataaggaaaacATTTGCAATATAGGAAAAAACAACAGAAGGGAAAGTGAACAAGCAGATTAGGAAATGTCTGCTTCCAAGGTTCTCTAATAAGCTCAATGTCCATGGCTTCCTCGAAAATTATTATACGATACTTTGACCTGCAGTTCCCTCGTATGCAGATCTTAGTGTTGTTGCGGTTGATTTATAGGTCTGTGCTTTCCGTCCCTTTGTTCCTGTGTCCACGAATTTTCTTCGCGATAGCAGCTTCGTTGCTACTACCATTGGATCTGGCTTCATTAACTGtcatttcattctttttttgGATAAAGCTTGAAGAATTCGAGTAGGTCGTGGTTTTTACTTTTTACTCAAAGAGGTTTTCAGATCAAATTTTTGTTGTTCTTTAATTTTATGCACATGACTTTCCGTTCACCCCTTCAATAGATGAAGGAGAAAATCGGCCCATAAAACAAAATTCAAGAAGCAGTCTAATAATATACAGCATACCTTATTTATTATGCTGATCAACGGGTAGCATATTCCTGCCAAAGAAGGTAATTAAATTCACTTCCTGCATCTTCATTGAAAGGGTCATTGTATTGTCCATATCAGCAGTTCTATAAGGGTAATCCCCCTTATAATTTGATCTCACCCAGTAGATGTTCTACCAACGTTGACCAAATTGTATTGCTGGTGAAGGCGCCGCCGTGCTACAAGATAAAGTAGCCCCAAGAACACCGCCGGTAGCCGGTGCCACTGGTTCATTTTATCAAAGAAAAGGACCATCTGCATCGCCGCTGCATGCATCTAATGGTAGTTATAACGTAcgtaaaataatcataatatactAATATAACAATAACAGAAAAGTCACTCTATtactatcatttttatttttatcaacaaaGCCAATCATCCTATTCATGTGTGATATATTGCTATCTGTAGAACTTTTTTAAGCtaaactttcaaaaaataaaagttatccaTTTCAATTAACCATTATATTGATCTGCTCATTTAAAGACCTCATGAAAATCTTTGTGAATGAAATTACGGAAAGGGAATAGCAAGAGATTCTTGGGGAATGCCATTACCAAACACATTATATATTTCCTCGTTAATTTATACGATAAGAAAGACAGTTGTAATATGTTCTTTGTTTAATTTGGAATACACATGAAGGGAAAATCCCCTCTATATTAATATTAATAGAGAGACGTGTAACAGAAGCCCAAGGCATGatcctatccaaaataataaaatagcaCACGTTGGAATATATGGCtttgacaattctaaaattgtTTTCCCTCCAGACCACTTAACTTGTAATCCttacttaaaaaaatatagatGGTTCTAAATAATtgtcaa comes from Capsicum annuum cultivar UCD-10X-F1 chromosome 2, UCD10Xv1.1, whole genome shotgun sequence and encodes:
- the LOC107861473 gene encoding mitochondrial outer membrane protein porin of 34 kDa-like isoform X2 — encoded protein: MGKGRGLYRDIGKKARDLLYKDYQTDEKISITSGSIAGVTISSSESKKDELFPADVKAQLKSKNSTTYIKCFTTITLVPWMKSILSFTVPS
- the LOC107861473 gene encoding mitochondrial outer membrane protein porin of 34 kDa-like isoform X1; its protein translation is MVIKKNKLFLALRSDILGLPDRDNICLSACMYFEYGGYHHGEYLLYKDYQTDEKISITSGSIAGVTISSSESKKDELFPADVKAQLKSKNSTTYIKCFTTITLVPWMKSILSFTVPS